A genome region from Triticum aestivum cultivar Chinese Spring chromosome 2B, IWGSC CS RefSeq v2.1, whole genome shotgun sequence includes the following:
- the LOC123040730 gene encoding UPF0481 protein At3g47200, producing the protein MDKYKGRVDEAPSIGSSSWVVEMEATIRDIDPEVEMARWKRHSIYQVPERIKNLHNSKAYRPELVSLGPFHHGEPDLLPMEEHKRRAVVHLVKRSGRPLRDFVAAVAEVTQQLQEAYKDLAGQWRGAENRQRFVELMVTDGCFLVEAMRMDALGGKVDDDYAPNDPVFSQYGYLYMWRYIQSDMVIMENQLPLLLLHRLLVVLDHDRYQDAREITKLVLDSLCPWRRHVVETNPVGLHPLDILHQSLTHDDHQDRKGSKAYVMPSAIEIYEAGINFKVSETDSLLDVHFEQGVLSIPAVRVDECTEKRFLNLMAFERLHPAAGNAVTAYVIFMDNMISSAKDVALLRCTNIIESGLGSDEEVAKLLNNTLNKGGVMSPSSRLHDVQRQVNAHCMKSWNRWRANFIQTYLRNPWVFISLVATVILLVATLLQTVYTVAPFYKYMST; encoded by the exons ATGGACAAGTACAAGGGAAGGGTAGATGAGGCGCCGTCGATCGGCTCCAGCAGCTGGGTGGTGGAGATGGAGGCGACGATCCGCGACATCGacccggaggtggagatggcgcgGTGGAAGCGCCACTCCATCTACCAGGTGCCGGAGCGGATCAAGAACCTGCACAACAGCAAGGCGTACCGGCCGGAGCTGGTGTCGCTGGGGCCCTTCCACCACGGCGAGCCCGACCTGCTCcccatggaggagcacaagcgCCGGGCGGTGGTGCACCTGGTCAAGCGCTCCGGGAGGCCGCTGCGGGACTTCGTCGCGGCCGTGGCGGAGGTGACGCAGCAGCTGCAGGAGGCGTACAAGGACCTCGCCGGCCAGTGGCGCGGCGCGGAGAACAGGCAGCGGTTCGTGGAGCTCATGGTCACCGACGGCTGCTTTCTGGTGGAGGCCATGAGGATGGACGCGCTGGGTGGCAAGGTGGACGATGATTACGCGCCCAACGACCCCGTCTTTAGCCAGTATGGCTATCTTTACATGTGGCGGTATATCCAGTCTGACATGGTCATCATGGAGAACCAGCTGCCTCTGCTTCTTCTCCACAGGCTACTAGTCGTTCTGGATCATGACAGATATCAG GACGCCCGAGAGATCACCAAGTTGGTTCTTGATTCCCTGTGTCCGTGGCGTCGACACGTGGTTGAAACTAACCCAGTGGGGCTACACCCCCTCGACATCTTACACCAAAGTCTTACCCATGATGACCACCAAGACCGGAAAGGTTCGAAGGCGTATGTCATGCCCTCCGCAATTGAGATCTACGAAGCAGGAATAAATTTCAAGGTGAGCGAGACTGACAGCCTCCTCGACGTGCACTTCGAACAAGGAGTGCTAAGCATCCCGGCAGTTAGGGTCGACGAATGCACCGAGAAGAGGTTCCTTAATCTGATGGCATTCGAACGGCTCCACCCTGCTGCTGGCAATGCTGTGACGGCCTACGTGATCTTCATGGACAACATGATTAGCTCGGCCAAGGATGTAGCCCTGCTCAGATGTACGAATATTATCGAGAGTGGGTTGGGCAGCGATGAAGAGGTAGCTAAACTCCTCAACAACACGCTAAACAAGGGAGGAGTGATGAGCCCATCTAGCAGGCTCCATGATGTGCAGAGGCAGGTGAATGCCCACTGCATGAAGAGCTGGAATAGGTGGCGAGCTAACTTCATACAAACCTACTTGAGAAATCCTTGGGTGTTCATTTCCCTCGTCGCCACTGTTATTCTATTAGTTGCTACACTCTTGCAGACCGTCTATACGGTTGCACCTTTCTATAagtacatgtcaacctag